The following coding sequences lie in one Paracidovorax avenae genomic window:
- a CDS encoding TAXI family TRAP transporter solute-binding subunit gives MNMLAARSRTAARRVRTALLNVRDLLLSAGPLAFLAVGLVALAYWWLQPNPPRRVTLATGPAQSAYAEFGQRYRKALAVDGIDVVLLESEGSSANLQMLREGRADLAFVQGGTGELRPEDSENLESLGSLFVEPIWLFYRDDAARRVSANGRLTSLAQLRGLRVNVGTPGSGVPTLMDTLLEANRVDPARVHRTQLGQTPATVDFLAGRLDALVFASAPESLMVQMLLQTPGVRLMDFPQNEAYARRFPFLTPVTLPRGVVDLAGNVPSSDVRLVASTTSLLAREGTHPALLQLFAQSAQTLHGGAGWFNRARDFPNTRHSELPIAAEGERAINGSPPLLQRYLPFWIANLVERMWLVLGVLLAAMLPLSRIVPPLYQFRVRSRVFRWYGRLREIEDQFETGGLPPQELLAQLARLEAQVEKVSVPLSYADELYALRHHIQIVRQKVAGAPAAPA, from the coding sequence ATGAACATGCTCGCCGCCCGGTCGCGCACCGCCGCACGGCGCGTGCGCACGGCCCTGCTGAACGTGCGCGACCTGCTGCTCTCGGCGGGCCCGCTCGCCTTCCTGGCCGTGGGGCTGGTGGCGCTGGCCTACTGGTGGCTGCAGCCCAACCCGCCGCGCCGCGTCACCCTGGCCACCGGCCCCGCGCAGAGCGCCTACGCCGAATTCGGCCAGCGCTACCGCAAGGCCCTGGCGGTGGACGGCATCGATGTGGTGCTGCTCGAAAGCGAAGGCTCCTCGGCCAACCTGCAGATGTTGCGCGAGGGCCGCGCGGACCTGGCCTTCGTGCAGGGCGGCACGGGCGAACTGCGCCCGGAGGACTCCGAAAACCTGGAGTCGCTGGGCAGCCTGTTCGTGGAACCGATCTGGCTGTTCTACCGGGACGACGCGGCACGGCGCGTGTCCGCCAATGGCCGCCTCACCAGCCTGGCGCAGCTGCGCGGCCTGCGGGTGAACGTGGGCACGCCGGGCAGTGGCGTGCCGACGCTCATGGACACGCTGCTGGAGGCCAACCGGGTGGATCCGGCCCGGGTGCACCGCACGCAACTGGGCCAGACGCCCGCCACGGTGGACTTCCTGGCGGGCCGGCTGGACGCGCTGGTGTTCGCCTCCGCGCCCGAATCGCTGATGGTGCAGATGCTGCTGCAGACGCCCGGCGTGCGGCTCATGGACTTCCCTCAGAACGAAGCCTATGCCCGGCGCTTCCCCTTCCTCACGCCCGTCACGCTGCCGCGCGGCGTGGTGGACCTCGCGGGCAACGTGCCTTCCTCCGATGTGCGCCTGGTGGCCTCCACCACCTCGCTGCTGGCGCGCGAGGGCACGCACCCGGCGCTGCTGCAGCTGTTCGCGCAGAGCGCACAGACGCTGCACGGCGGCGCGGGCTGGTTCAACCGGGCGCGCGACTTTCCGAATACGCGCCACAGTGAACTGCCGATCGCCGCCGAGGGCGAGCGCGCGATCAACGGCTCGCCGCCGCTGCTGCAGCGCTATCTGCCGTTCTGGATCGCCAACCTGGTCGAGCGCATGTGGCTGGTGCTGGGCGTGCTGCTGGCGGCCATGCTGCCGCTATCGCGCATCGTGCCGCCGCTCTACCAGTTCCGGGTGCGCTCGCGCGTGTTCCGCTGGTACGGCCGGCTGCGCGAGATCGAGGACCAGTTCGAGACCGGGGGCCTGCCGCCGCAGGAACTGCTGGCGCAACTGGCCCGGCTGGAAGCCCAGGTCGAGAAGGTGAGCGTGCCGCTGTCGTACGCTGACGAGCTCTACGCGCTGCGGCACCACATCCAGATCGTGCGGCAGAAGGTGGCCGGCGCGCCGGCCGCC